One Primulina huaijiensis isolate GDHJ02 chromosome 5, ASM1229523v2, whole genome shotgun sequence DNA segment encodes these proteins:
- the LOC140977395 gene encoding uncharacterized protein — translation MEGDDIPNGWPLGLGNTNSTIRVAYTSLMAPPPPPRNPLLSCASVVQCRSSSFSLLSSSDLETESTASFFPDQSVSLGWLFGIRDKGGNEQRCVIHTPNVVTGSDLRTRTQWQWKFSRALCSSSTSSWEIE, via the exons ATGGAG GGGGATGATATACCAAACGGGTGGCCGCTTGGTCTTGGAAACACGAACTCTACAATAAGAGTGGCATATACCTCTCTGATggcgccgccgccgccgccacgAAATCCGCTGCTTTCTTGTGCCTCTGTCGTTCAGTGCCGCTCCTCCAGTTTTTCTTTGTTGTCATCGTCTGATCTTGAGACTGAG TCCACAGCATCTTTCTTTCCGGACCAAAGTGTGTCTCTCGGCTGGCTATTCGGAATTAGGGACAAAGGAGGAAACGAGCAACGTTGTGTTATTCATACACCGAATGTCGTTACCGGGTCCGATTTACGAACACGTACACAATGGCAATGGAAATTCTCAAGGGCTTTGTGTTCCTCTTCTACATCTAGTTGGGAGATTGAGTGA
- the LOC140976872 gene encoding protein NUCLEAR FUSION DEFECTIVE 6, mitochondrial-like isoform X4 yields MATVAARSVMRLTAETSRIAAIRISAGVKTKAAPSPFRVSSRTPLTARIFRTPVELSGVSLVSMLPYHTATASALLKSKLSVAPHGHAWTLEDG; encoded by the exons ATGGCCACCGTCGCCGCCAGGTCAGTCATGCGATTGACCGCCGAAACCTCTCGAATCGCCGCCATTAGAATCTCCGCCGGAGTAAAAACCAAGGCTGCTCCCTCGCCATTCCGAGTATCATCTAGAACACCGCTAACTGCTCGCATTTTCAG GACCCCTGTGGAGTTGAGTGGCGTTAGCTTGGTGTCAATGTTACCGTACCACACTGCAACAGCATCCGCACTGCTTAAATCCAAGCTTTCTGTTGCTCCTCATGGACACGCTTGGACTCTAGAAG ATGGATGA
- the LOC140976872 gene encoding protein NUCLEAR FUSION DEFECTIVE 6, mitochondrial-like isoform X3, whose translation MATVAARSVMRLTAETSRIAAIRISAGVKTKAAPSPFRVSSRTPLTARIFRTPVELSGVSLVSMLPYHTATASALLKSKLSVAPHGHAWTLEDCKDDV comes from the exons ATGGCCACCGTCGCCGCCAGGTCAGTCATGCGATTGACCGCCGAAACCTCTCGAATCGCCGCCATTAGAATCTCCGCCGGAGTAAAAACCAAGGCTGCTCCCTCGCCATTCCGAGTATCATCTAGAACACCGCTAACTGCTCGCATTTTCAG GACCCCTGTGGAGTTGAGTGGCGTTAGCTTGGTGTCAATGTTACCGTACCACACTGCAACAGCATCCGCACTGCTTAAATCCAAGCTTTCTGTTGCTCCTCATGGACACGCTTGGACTCTAGAAG ATTGCAAAGATGATGTATGA
- the LOC140976872 gene encoding protein NUCLEAR FUSION DEFECTIVE 6, mitochondrial-like isoform X2: MATVAARSVMRLTAETSRIAAIRISAGVKTKAAPSPFRVSSRTPLTARIFRTPVELSGVSLVSMLPYHTATASALLKSKLSVAPHGHAWTLEGKERTRYEGHEKDVN; the protein is encoded by the exons ATGGCCACCGTCGCCGCCAGGTCAGTCATGCGATTGACCGCCGAAACCTCTCGAATCGCCGCCATTAGAATCTCCGCCGGAGTAAAAACCAAGGCTGCTCCCTCGCCATTCCGAGTATCATCTAGAACACCGCTAACTGCTCGCATTTTCAG GACCCCTGTGGAGTTGAGTGGCGTTAGCTTGGTGTCAATGTTACCGTACCACACTGCAACAGCATCCGCACTGCTTAAATCCAAGCTTTCTGTTGCTCCTCATGGACACGCTTGGACTCTAGAAG GAAAAGAGAGGACTAGATATGAAGGTCATGAGAAAGATGTGAACTGA
- the LOC140976872 gene encoding protein NUCLEAR FUSION DEFECTIVE 6, mitochondrial-like isoform X1: protein MATVAARSVMRLTAETSRIAAIRISAGVKTKAAPSPFRVSSRTPLTARIFRTPVELSGVSLVSMLPYHTATASALLKSKLSVAPHGHAWTLEETDQVVSILAILGCEASKDVYANK from the exons ATGGCCACCGTCGCCGCCAGGTCAGTCATGCGATTGACCGCCGAAACCTCTCGAATCGCCGCCATTAGAATCTCCGCCGGAGTAAAAACCAAGGCTGCTCCCTCGCCATTCCGAGTATCATCTAGAACACCGCTAACTGCTCGCATTTTCAG GACCCCTGTGGAGTTGAGTGGCGTTAGCTTGGTGTCAATGTTACCGTACCACACTGCAACAGCATCCGCACTGCTTAAATCCAAGCTTTCTGTTGCTCCTCATGGACACGCTTGGACTCTAGAAG AGACAGACCAAGTTGTGTCAATTCTTGCTATATTAGGTTGTGAAGCCTCCAAAGATGTATATGCCAATAAATGA
- the LOC140976872 gene encoding protein NUCLEAR FUSION DEFECTIVE 6, mitochondrial-like isoform X5 gives MATVAARSVMRLTAETSRIAAIRISAGVKTKAAPSPFRVSSRTPLTARIFRTPVELSGVSLVSMLPYHTATASALLKSKLSVAPHGHAWTLEGF, from the exons ATGGCCACCGTCGCCGCCAGGTCAGTCATGCGATTGACCGCCGAAACCTCTCGAATCGCCGCCATTAGAATCTCCGCCGGAGTAAAAACCAAGGCTGCTCCCTCGCCATTCCGAGTATCATCTAGAACACCGCTAACTGCTCGCATTTTCAG GACCCCTGTGGAGTTGAGTGGCGTTAGCTTGGTGTCAATGTTACCGTACCACACTGCAACAGCATCCGCACTGCTTAAATCCAAGCTTTCTGTTGCTCCTCATGGACACGCTTGGACTCTAGAAG GCTTCTGA